The Euphorbia lathyris chromosome 8, ddEupLath1.1, whole genome shotgun sequence genome has a window encoding:
- the LOC136202694 gene encoding polyol transporter 5-like: MQFSSTLESDEHVYYHPIPDPGTGPRNERSNKVLHDDELEGTSSRRKSHINKYAFAGAVLASTNSILLGYDIGVMSGAVLYIQDDLKITSTQVEILVGCLNVCSLIGSLAAGRTSDYIGRRYTIVLAAATFLIGAILMGLAPSFITLMAGRVVAGIGVGYSLMIAPVYAAELSPAMTRGFLSSLPEVFINVGILLGYIFNYALSGLPENINWRIMLGLAAFPAIFVALGVIVMPESPCWLVMKGRFGDAKQVLIKTSESAEEAELRLSEMINAAKEMGNGAGSSNWQGQGAWKELFCSPSPPIRRILIAAIGINFFMQASGNDAVVYYSPQVFRQAGIESRQILVGVTIIMGIAKTLVALVSALFLDHFGRRPLLLLGSTGMAVSLAALGLGSKFLELSDSKPVWAIALCVVAVCADVSFFSVGLGPITWVYSSEIFPNRLRAQGSSLAVSVNRLVSGIVAMTFLSISEVISFGGMFFVLSGIMVAATVFIYVFLPETKGKSLEDIGLLFQDKPTQNNQKHIVS; encoded by the exons ATGCAATTCAGTTCTACTCTTGAGTCAGATGAACATGTCTACTACCATCCAATCCCTGATCCGGGGACCGGTCCGAGAAATGAAAGAAGCAACAAAGTATTGCATGACGATGAATTGGAAGGCACTTCATCTCGCAGAAAGTCTCATATCAACAAGTATGCGTTTGCTGGTGCAGTTCTTGCCTCCACAAACTCTATTCTATTAGGCTATG ATATTGGGGTGATGAGTGGCGCTGTGCTTTACATCCAGGACGACCTCAAGATCACGTCAACACAAGTCGAAATCTTGGTAGGATGCCTTAATGTATGCTCGTTGATTGGGTCTCTTGCTGCAGGTAGAACGTCTGATTATATTGGCAGACGTTATACGATTGTGCTCGCTGCAGCCACTTTCCTAATTGGTGCAATCCTAATGGGATTGGCACCATCCTTCATAACTCTAATGGCTGGACGGGTAGTAGCTGGTATCGGTGTTGGCTATTCCCTAATGATTGCTCCAGTTTACGCGGCAGAGCTCTCCCCTGCCATGACTCGGGGATTCCTGTCATCTCTCCCTGAAGTTTTCATCAATGTTGGAATTTTACTTGGTTATATCTTCAACTATGCTCTATCAGGACTTCCTGAAAACATTAATTGGAGAATAATGCTAGGACTTGCAGCTTTTCCAGCTATATTTGTTGCTCTGGGTGTTATAGTAATGCCTGAATCTCCTTGTTGGCTCGTAATGAAAGGCCGGTTCGGTGATGCAAAGCAGGTATTGATCAAAACATCAGAATCTGCAGAGGAAGCAGAACTGAGACTCTCCGAAATGATAAATGCCGCCAAGGAGATGGGCAACGGGGCAGGTTCAAGCAATTGGCAAGGGCAGGGAGCTTGGAAGGAGCTATTCTGTAGCCCGTCTCCCCCCATTCGCCGCATTCTAATCGCTGCAATCGGAATAAACTTCTTCATGCAGGCATCAGGCAATGATGCTGTTGTGTACTACAGTCCTCAAGTATTCCGCCAGGCCGGAATAGAGAGCAGGCAAATCCTTGTTGGAGTCACTATCATTATGGGGATAGCCAAAACATTGGTCGCTCTAGTGTCAGCTCTTTTCCTGGACCATTTCGGGAGGCGACCGCTCTTGCTGTTAGGTTCAACCGGGATGGCAGTATCACTGGCTGCCTTAGGCCTTGGCTCAAAATTTCTAGAGCTGTCAGATAGTAAACCTGTTTGGGCAATAGCATTATGTGTAGTGGCAGTATGTGCTGATGTGTCGTTCTTTTCGGTGGGGTTAGGGCCGATTACATGGGTTTATTCATCGGAGATATTTCCGAACAGACTAAGAGCACAAGGTTCAAGCTTAGCAGTTTCAGTTAACAGGCTGGTGAGTGGGATTGTGGCAATGACATTTCTGAGCATTTCTGAAGTTATATCATTTGGAGGAATGTTTTTTGTACTATCAGGAATTATGGTAGCTGCTACTGTTTTCATTTATGTATTTTTACCTGAAACTAAAGGTAAGTCCTTGGAAGATATTGGACTGCTCTTCCAAGACAAACCCACTCAAAACAATCAAAAACATATTGTTTCATAG